The Mesorhizobium loti genome includes a region encoding these proteins:
- a CDS encoding Gfo/Idh/MocA family oxidoreductase, giving the protein MAELRGALIGCGFFAVNQMHAWRDVAGASIVAICDRDPERLRIVGDQFGIAKRYTDAAELFAGESLDFVDIATTAPSHRPLVEMAAAHQVPVICQKPFAPTLADAKAMVRACAQAGVPLMVHENFRWQSPIQAVRAVLDSGEIGTPFFGRISFRSAYDVFSGQPYLATGKRFIIEDLGIHSLDIARFLLGDVSVITTRTARINPGIAGEDVATMLMDHKSGATSVVDCSYATKLATEPFPETLIEIDGSDGTIRLAQGYRLTVTGKGSTAVTDVSPPLLPWASRPWHNIQESVVAIQQHWVDCLAKGIEPATSGADNLKTFALVEAAYAGAASRQPVQLDVLLK; this is encoded by the coding sequence ATGGCTGAGCTGCGAGGAGCGCTGATCGGCTGCGGCTTCTTTGCCGTCAACCAGATGCATGCCTGGCGCGACGTAGCAGGCGCCTCGATCGTTGCCATCTGCGACCGTGATCCGGAACGGCTCAGGATCGTCGGCGACCAGTTCGGCATCGCCAAGCGCTATACCGATGCGGCGGAACTTTTTGCCGGCGAGAGCCTCGACTTCGTCGACATCGCCACCACCGCGCCCAGCCATCGCCCGCTGGTCGAGATGGCGGCCGCTCACCAAGTGCCGGTGATCTGCCAAAAGCCGTTCGCGCCGACGCTGGCCGACGCCAAGGCGATGGTCAGGGCATGCGCGCAAGCCGGCGTGCCGCTGATGGTGCATGAAAATTTTCGCTGGCAATCGCCGATCCAGGCGGTGCGCGCCGTGCTCGACAGCGGCGAGATCGGCACGCCTTTCTTCGGGCGCATCTCCTTCCGTTCCGCCTATGACGTGTTTTCCGGCCAGCCCTATCTGGCGACGGGAAAGCGCTTCATCATCGAGGATCTCGGCATCCACAGCCTCGACATCGCCCGCTTCCTGCTCGGCGACGTGTCTGTCATCACCACGCGAACCGCCCGCATAAATCCCGGTATCGCGGGCGAGGATGTGGCGACCATGCTGATGGACCACAAGAGCGGCGCGACCTCGGTGGTCGACTGCAGCTACGCGACGAAGCTCGCCACCGAGCCGTTTCCCGAAACGCTGATCGAGATCGACGGCAGCGACGGCACGATCCGGCTGGCGCAGGGGTACCGGCTCACCGTCACCGGCAAGGGCAGCACGGCCGTCACCGACGTTTCGCCGCCGCTGCTGCCCTGGGCGTCGCGGCCCTGGCACAACATTCAGGAGAGCGTCGTCGCCATCCAGCAGCACTGGGTCGACTGCCTGGCAAAAGGGATCGAACCGGCGACCTCGGGCGCGGACAATCTCAAGACGTTCGCGCTGGTTGAGGCGGCTTACGCCGGTGCTGCCAGCCGTCAACCGGTGCAACTCGACGTCTTGCTGAAATGA
- a CDS encoding transcriptional regulator NanR produces the protein MNRSEPIVRRKLSDEVFLRLKRLITSGELTPGDDMPSERELMERFEVGRPAIREAMQALSNMGLVAISHGERAKVLQLTAKSIIKQVDGAAKIILSSSKDTLEHLKTARIFFERGMVREAAEKATAEDVQRLRATVAEQRGFRGDSEAFISADMKFHTQIAAISGNPIYVAVSEAMLGWLKEYHTEMLIWTGKEKFTLTEHEEIIGRIEKKDADGAEKAMIKHLERSRALYVMNSEK, from the coding sequence ATGAACCGTTCGGAACCGATTGTCCGGCGCAAGCTTTCCGACGAGGTCTTCTTGCGGCTGAAGCGGCTGATCACCAGCGGCGAGCTGACGCCGGGCGACGATATGCCGTCGGAGCGTGAGCTGATGGAGCGCTTCGAGGTCGGCAGGCCGGCGATCCGCGAGGCGATGCAGGCGCTGAGCAATATGGGCCTGGTCGCGATCTCGCATGGCGAACGCGCCAAGGTGCTGCAGCTGACCGCCAAGTCGATCATCAAGCAGGTCGATGGCGCCGCCAAGATCATCCTGTCGTCCTCAAAGGACACGCTTGAGCACCTGAAGACCGCGCGCATCTTTTTCGAGCGCGGCATGGTCCGGGAAGCAGCCGAAAAGGCCACAGCCGAGGACGTGCAGCGGCTCAGGGCCACCGTTGCCGAACAGCGCGGCTTTCGTGGCGACTCCGAAGCCTTCATATCCGCCGACATGAAATTCCATACCCAGATCGCCGCGATCTCCGGCAACCCGATCTATGTCGCCGTCAGTGAGGCGATGCTGGGCTGGCTGAAGGAATACCACACCGAAATGCTGATCTGGACCGGCAAGGAAAAGTTCACACTGACCGAACACGAAGAGATCATCGGCCGCATCGAGAAGAAGGATGCCGACGGCGCCGAGAAGGCGATGATCAAGCATCTCGAGCGCTCGCGCGCGCTCTATGTGATGAACTCCGAAAAGTAG
- a CDS encoding ribulose 1,5-bisphosphate carboxylase, whose translation MITLTYRIETPASIEALAAKIASDQSTGTFVALPGETEELKARVAARVLAIRPLPDAERPSLPDDGKGPFKRADVDIAFPFDAIGTDLSALMTIGIGGTYSIKGLTGIRVVDMKLPEDFRGAHPGPQFGVAGSRRLTGVTDRPIIGTIVKPALGLRPHETAAMVAELIAAGVDFIKDDEKLMSPAYSPLAERVKAIMPLILDHEQKTGKKVMYAFGVSHADPDEMMRNHDLVAKAGGNCAVININSIGLGGMAFLRKRSSLVLHAHRNGWDILTRHPGLGMDFKVWQQFWRLLGVDQFQINGIASKYWEPDDSFVESFKAVTTPIFSPEDCALPVAGSGQWGGQAPETYARTGRTVDLLYLCGGGIVSHPDGPGAGVRAVQQAWQAAVDGIPLADFALNHPELARSIEKFGDGKAA comes from the coding sequence ATGATCACCCTCACCTATCGCATCGAAACGCCTGCAAGCATCGAAGCGCTGGCGGCCAAGATCGCCAGCGACCAGTCGACCGGCACCTTCGTCGCGTTGCCTGGCGAGACCGAGGAGTTGAAGGCCCGGGTGGCGGCGCGCGTGCTGGCGATCCGGCCCCTGCCCGACGCCGAGCGGCCGTCGCTTCCCGATGACGGCAAGGGGCCGTTCAAGCGCGCAGACGTCGACATCGCCTTTCCGTTCGATGCCATCGGCACCGACCTTTCGGCGCTGATGACGATCGGCATCGGCGGCACCTATTCGATCAAGGGCCTCACCGGCATCCGCGTCGTCGACATGAAGCTGCCGGAGGATTTTCGCGGCGCGCATCCCGGCCCACAGTTCGGTGTCGCCGGCAGCCGGCGGCTGACCGGTGTGACGGACCGCCCGATCATCGGCACGATCGTCAAGCCGGCGCTGGGCTTGAGGCCACATGAGACGGCGGCAATGGTGGCGGAACTGATCGCCGCCGGCGTCGATTTCATCAAGGACGATGAAAAGCTGATGAGCCCGGCCTATTCGCCGCTGGCCGAGCGGGTGAAGGCGATCATGCCGCTCATCCTCGATCACGAGCAGAAGACCGGCAAGAAGGTCATGTATGCCTTCGGCGTCTCGCATGCCGATCCGGACGAGATGATGCGCAACCACGATCTGGTGGCGAAGGCCGGCGGCAATTGCGCTGTTATCAACATCAATTCGATCGGGCTCGGCGGCATGGCGTTCCTGAGAAAACGCTCCAGCCTGGTGCTGCACGCCCATCGCAACGGCTGGGACATCCTCACGCGCCACCCGGGCCTCGGCATGGACTTCAAGGTCTGGCAGCAGTTCTGGCGGCTGCTCGGCGTCGACCAGTTCCAGATCAACGGCATCGCCTCGAAATACTGGGAACCGGATGACTCATTCGTCGAATCCTTCAAAGCGGTGACGACACCAATCTTTTCGCCTGAGGACTGCGCCTTGCCGGTCGCCGGCTCCGGCCAGTGGGGCGGCCAGGCACCTGAGACATATGCGCGGACCGGACGCACGGTCGATCTTCTCTATCTCTGCGGCGGCGGCATCGTCAGCCACCCGGACGGGCCGGGCGCCGGCGTGCGCGCCGTGCAGCAGGCGTGGCAAGCGGCGGTCGACGGCATTCCACTTGCCGACTTCGCCCTCAACCATCCCGAACTGGCGCGGTCGATCGAAAAATTCGGCGACGGCAAGGCAGCCTGA